A single genomic interval of Coccidioides posadasii str. Silveira chromosome 1, complete sequence harbors:
- a CDS encoding uncharacterized protein (EggNog:ENOG410QE68~COG:A~BUSCO:14306at33183), producing MDHEDRIIPNQNSSPTEELAISESLVPAREIKLATTLQFTFDGLLNPPLQLREDPKEGCGGHIWPAGMVLSKYMLRKHSEDLLGKRIVELGAGSGLVALAVARGCKIDSPIYVTDQKPMLPLIEENIILNDLSGSVVAALLDWGDSDALTTLPSHPEVILAADCVYFEPAFPLLVSTLDGLMGENSMCYFCFKKRRKADLRFIKMARKVFEITEVTDGINHVACKHQSIFLYILKRKPQPARKNNISSHST from the exons ATGGATCACGAGGACCGCATCATCCCCAACCAGAACTCCTCGCCTACTGAGGAGCTAGCGATAAGCGAATCTCTCGTCCCCGCTAGAGAAATTAAGCTTGCAACTACGCTTCAGTTTACATTCGATGGCCTTCTGAATCCTCCTTTACAGCTAAGAGAGGATCCCAAAGAGGGATGTGGCGGCCACATCTGGCCCGCCGGCATGGTACTATCAAAGTATATGCTGCGCAAACACAGCGAGGATCTTCTCGGGAAGAGAAT TGTTGAACTTGGGGCTGGAAGCGGCCTCGTTGCCCTTGCTGTCGCGCGAGGCTGCAAAATCGACTCTCCTATCTACGTCACCGATCAAAAGCCGATGCTGCCGTTAATCGAAGAGAACATCATTTTGAATGACCTCTCGGGTTCTGTAGTTGCTGCCTTGCTGGACTGGGGCGATTCAGACGCACTCACGACTTTACCATCGCACCCCGAAGTTATACTCGCAGCGGACTGTGTGTACTTCGAACCGGCGTTCCCTTTACTAGTTTCCACGCTCGATGGATTAATGGGGGAAAACTCGATGTGCTACTTTTGCTTTAAAAAGCGTCGTAAGGCGGATTTACGATTTATAAAAATGGCGAGGAAGGTATTTGAAATCACCGAGGTCACTGACGGTATTAACCATGTGGCCTGTAAACACCAGAGTATATTTTTGTATatattgaaaagaaagccgCAACCGGCTAGGAAGAATAATATATCATCTCACAGCACGTAA
- a CDS encoding uncharacterized protein (SECRETED:SignalP(1-23)~EggNog:ENOG410PIYC~COG:S~TransMembrane:7 (n7-18c23/24o344-369i390-416o422-444i484-504o510-529i541-560o572-601i)~BUSCO:3581at33183), with translation MGLGRYLAVTPLVWAASCNLALAGDVLKTNGFLTCLDDADIKVERLDISFDRSTNRITFDVAGSSSKEQEVTASLVVNAYGQRFTQEFDPCDEKTKVDQLCPVPARSFAAKDSVTIPSDFIGKIPSIAFAIPDLQAEATLELKARDNDKPLACIQSVVGNGKTLESPAVSYAAAGIAGAALALTGVSAAMAGGAPGAASTGPSFGDVLGWFHTMAMNGMLSVNYPPVYRSFTKNFGFSTGLIPWFQMQSTIDDFRNRTGGNLTHSNVAFLRNATLIFGDNTNSKQPAKRDLGSIFNLLPLAVRDVEVTENTSPSDDKNEDGINHVVSRFKAYAEQLSIPEANTFMTVLLVFAIIVAGIAVGILLFKLILEIWALKGNFPQKLTNFRKHYWGLLARTITNLILLLYGIWTLYCIFQFTHGDSWAAKILAGVTLAIFTAVLGYFTFRIWSVARRHKKMDGDASALYEDKETWRKYSLFYDNYKKGYWWIFIPYIFYMFAKGCILAAGDGHGLVQSGAQLVVEALMLILLLWARPYETKSSQWINISIQVVRVLSVACIIVFVQELGMGQTTKTVTGVALVAVQSALTGILALLIAINAIILLVRKNPHVQRRKESEKYDRDLDNLTPLDARNSLLLNSRTDPNGRQDLEVGKLNMFGRYEPYRDIPPGPRHQASESTDHLVPHNDYGRVGPNGDGIDSNMYPDYSRVGRAY, from the exons ATGGGGTTGGGACGCTACCTTGCCGTGACCCCCTTAGTTTGGGCGGCATCTTGCAATCTAGCTCTAGCTGGCGACGTGTTGAAAACCAACGGATTTTTGACGTGTCTCGATGATGCCGACATCAAGGTTGAAAGGCTCGATATAAGTTTCGATCGGTCAACGAATAGAATCACCTTCGATGTTGCTGGATCAAGTTCCAAGGAGCAAGAAGTGACAGCTTCCCTCGTTGTCAATGCTTACGGGCAAAGATTTACGCAAGAATTTGACCCTTGTGATGAAAAGACGAAAGTTGATCAATTGTGCCCAG TTCCCGCTCGGTCTTTCGCCGCAAAGGATTCGGTTACAATACCTTCCGATTTCATTGGTAAAATTCCCTCCATTGCATTTGCAATCCCCGATCTCCAAGCAGAGGCCACCTTAGAACTGAAGGCTCGGGACAACGACAAGCCCCTTGCTTGTATCCAGTCCGTCGTTGGAAATGGGAAAACTCTCGAATCCCCCGCGGTTTCATATGCAGCTGCCGGTATAGCTGGCGCTGCCCTTGCCTTGACGGGGGTTAGTGCAGCAATGGCAGGCGGTGCTCCAGGTGCTGCCTCAACTGGTCCCAGTTTTGGCGACGTCCTCGGGTGGTTCCACACCATGGCTATGAATGGGATGCTGAGCGTGAACTATCCCCCGGTTTACCGTAGCTTTACGAAGAATTTCGGCTTCAGCACCGGTCTTATTCCGTGGTTCCAGATGCAGTCCACCATCGATGACTTCAGGAATCGGACAGGAGGTAATCTCACGCATAGCAATGTCGCCTTTTTGCGCAATGCCACCTTGATCTTCGGAGATAACACCAATTCGAAGCAACCTGCAAAGCGCGATTTGGGATCCATCTTCAACCTCCTACCGCTTGCAGTGCGAGATGTTGAAGTTACGGAGAATACGTCCCCTAGCGATGACAAAAATGAAGACGGCATTAATCATGTTGTGTCGCGTTTCAAGGCTTATGCTGAGCAACTTTCCATCCCCGAAGCAAACACGTTCATGACGGTCCTCCTGGTTTTTGCCATCATTGTTGCCGGTATTGCTGTTGGTATCTTGTTGTTTAAGCTCATCCTGGAAATCTGGGCTCTTAAGGGAAATTTTCCGCAGAAGTTAACGAATTTTCGGAAGCACTACTGGGGACTACTTGCTCGCACAATAACCAACTTGATTCTCCTGTTATACGGAATCTGGACGTTATATTGCATTTTCCAGTTCACCCACGGGGATTCCTGGGCAGCAAAAATACTGGCTGGAGTCACGCTCGCGATCTTTACGGCTGTTCTTGGGTATTTTACCTTCCGCATCTGGTCTGTGGCCCGTCGACACAAGAAAATGGATGGCGATGCGAGCGCCCTCTACGAAGACAAGGAAACATGGAGAAAATACAGTCTTTTCTATGACAACTATAAAAAGGGATATTGGTGGATTTTTATCCCATACATTTTCTACATGTTTGCCAAGGGTTGCATCCTCGCTGCTGGCGATGGACATGGGCTTGTTCAATCGGGTGCGCAGCTCGTCGTGGAGGCGCTTATGCTCATTCTTCTCTTGTGGGCCAGACCATATGAGACCAAATCAAGTCAGTGGATTAATATCTCTATCCAAGTGGTCCGTGTGCTCTCCGTGGCATGCATCATTGTTTTCGTTCAAGAACTGGGTATGGGACAGACCACCAAAACTGTTACTGGAGTGGCACTAGTTGCAGTTCAGTCAGCCTTGACTGGAATTTTGGCGCTTCTTATTGCCATTAATGCTATCATTCTTTTGGTTCGCAAAAATCCACACGTTCAGCGGCGGAAGGAGTCAG AAAAATATGACCGCGACCTCGATAATCTAACGCCACTGGACGCTCGCAATTCCCTACTGTTGAATTCTCGAACCGACCCTAACGGTCGACAGGACCTAGAAGTCGGGAAACTAAATATGTTCGGCCGGTACGAACCGTATCGAGATATCCCACCAGGACCTCGCCATCAAGCATCTGAGAGCACCGATCATTTGGTGCCTCATAACGATTATGGCCGAGTAGGGCCCAATGGCGATGGAATTGATTCTAACATGTACCCCGACTACTCTCGCGTCGGAAGAGCCTACTAA
- a CDS encoding uncharacterized protein (EggNog:ENOG410PQA6~COG:S~BUSCO:11794at33183) — MEIEQPIFNPAKRRKFIRRRATTPPAEHQSDFQDQVPELATNDVTQSATPTLEDDGAAVPIAEIIRARKGLKSRRAGIEFSTGPRWGSEKTPRPSSEGTVASEAGDGGLGGISDRFVGLTGQKVDVDRHMMTYIESEMAKRHRRSPAVESTHNQLEPEEIINQGPDHKLPQRQPATLGKLHEIDLGPDSKLRNIERTKAATRNLASGEPIQTEDKDVGGKKSRVDKDGKSWRHRKRRNSEDIRRDQLVEEVLRESKLDVYEEPEQEFGDDQAADDRIAEQFRRDFLDAIQSRRRGARSKNTKSSKGDVPRGPKLGGSRSARAAMRERQEKAAKK; from the exons ATGGAGATTGAACAGCCGATTTTCAATCCAGCGAAGAGGAGAAAATTCATACGCAGGCGCGCAACAACGCCGCCCGCAGAACATCAGTCGGATTTTCAAGATCAGGTGCCTGAGCTCGCTACGAACGATGTCACCCAGTCTGCTACTCCTACCTTGGAGGACGATGGTGCAGCCGTACCTATCGCTGAGATCATTCGTGCTCGAAAGGGATTGAAATCCCGCAGAGCTGGAATAGAATTCTCGACGGGGCCGAGATGGGGTTCAGAAAAGACACCTCGACCATCCTCAGAAGGGACAGTGGCGAGCGAGGCTGGAGATGGTGGTTTAGGCGGGATATCAGACCGGTTTGTTGGTCTTACGGGACAAAAGGTTGATGTAGATAGGCATAT GATGACCTATATAGAGTCTGAGATGGCCAAACGTCATCGCCGCAGCCCAGCGGTTGAATCCACACACAACCAGTTAGAACCCGAAGAGATCATCAACCAAGGCCCAGACCACAAGCTACCTCAGCGCCAGCCAGCTACTTTGGGTAAACTTCATGAGATAGATCTCGGCCCAGACTCGAAATTGCGGAATATCGAACGAACAAAAGCCGCTACGAGAAATCTGGCGAGTGGCGAGCCTATACAGACTGAAGATAAGGATGTAGGGGGAAAGAAATCTCGCGTAGATAAAGACGGAAAGTCGTGGCGCCATAGAAAACGACGCAATAGTGAAGATATAAGACGGGATCAACTTGTTGAAGAAGTATTACGGGAGAGCAAAC TTGATGTCTATGAGGAGCCCGAGCAAGAGTTTGGCGATGATCAGGCCGCGGATGATCGCATTGCGGAACAGTTCAGACGTGATTTCTTGGATGCTATCCAGTCGCGGAGACGTGGAGCCAGGTCAAAGAATACGAAATCCTCGAAAGGTGATGTTCCTCGTGGCCCTAAGCTGGGCGGAAGTAGAAGCGCCCGAGCTGCAATGCGCGAGAggcaagaaaaagcagccaAGAAGTAA
- the ARP4 gene encoding NuA4 histone acetyltransferase subunit (BUSCO:123494at4751~EggNog:ENOG410PFT0~COG:Z~BUSCO:5437at33183) → MNSSVPPATAEYGGDEVSAIILDPGYSSIRAGFAGEDTPKSVTPTYYAKYSTDGQDKHIYGDSIYVSPRPGLSIHNPMGSDGIVEDWDMAEKLWEYSFSSRLTGTKPGNPMLNGLNDTSELPTEMEIVESQEKPLSDSPLLMTECGWNPTKAREKTIEIAMENWGTPAFYLARTGPLAAFAAGKASALVIDVGASTVSVTPVHDGLILKRGVQHSHLAGDYISSQVRALFKQNTPQPITITPHYLISSKTAVDAGQPAQATYRTIPDDQAPDASFRRLLENRTISEFKECVIQVWPGPQGLLNVNPNGVSNEDLAKNSPGRPFEFPDGYNQLFGTDRYRVAESLFDAKAAIPDPDSEFPAPTAAQTIPELVRSALNQVDIDIRPHLLGNVVITGATSLLYGFNDRINSELTAMFPSPRVRLFAPGNTVERKFGSWIGGSIVASLGTFHQMWISKKEYEEHGANIVEKRCK, encoded by the exons ATGAACTCTTCGGTTCCCCCCGCGACGGCGGAATATGGAGGAG ACGAGGTATCCGCCATTATTCTCGACCCAGGCTATTCCTCCATTCGCGCCGGATTTGCTGGTGAAGACACGCCTAAATCTGTGACCCCGACATACTACGCGAAATATTCTACGGATGGGCAAGACAAGCACATATACGGGGATAGCATCTATGTCTCGCCGCGACCGGGCCTGTCTATTCACAATCCGATGGGGAGTGATGGAATTGTGGAAGATTGGGATATGGCGGAGAAATTGTGGGAATATTCATTTTCTTCGCGGCTGACGGGCACGAAACCTGGCAATCCCATGCTCAATGGGTTAAATGACACATCAGAATTGCCAACTGAGATGGAGATTGTGGAGTCACAAGAGAAGCCTTTATCAGATTCGCCATTGCTCATGACTGAATGTGGATGGAATCCGACCAAAGCTCGGGAGAAGACGATTGAAATAGCGATGGAGAATTGGGGGACACCAGCCTTTTATCTTGCTAGGACGGGACCGTTGGCTGC TTTTGCCGCCGGCAAGGCGTCCGCTTTAGTTATTGACGTTGGCGCGTCCACGGTCTCAGTCACTCCAGTACACGACGGACTGATTTTAAAACGTGGCGTCCAACATTCCCATCTTGCCGGGGACTATATCTCCTCCCAAGTTCGCGCACTCTTTAAACAAAACACTCCTCAACCCATCACAATTACACCCCATTACCTCATCTCTTCCAAGACAGCAGTAGATGCTGGCCAGCCGGCGCAAGCAACGTACCGCACAATTCCCGATGATCAGGCTCCTGACGCTTCGTTCCGTCGACTTCTGGAAAACCGGACCATCTCCGAGTTTAAGGAATGTGTAATCCAAGTCTGGCCCGGCCCTCAGGGTTTATTAAATGTCAACCCCAACGGAGTGTCCAACGAAGACCTAGCGAAAAACAGCCCAGGCCGCCCCTTCGAATTCCCTGACGGCTACAACCAACTCTTCGGCACAGACCGATACCGCGTCGCTGAATCATTATTCGATGCCAAAGCCGCAATTCCAGATCCTGATTCTGAGTTCCCCGCGCCCACTGCTGCACAGACAATACCCGAGCTTGTTCGCAGCGCCCTCAATCAGGTTGACATCGACATACGGCCACATTTGCTCGGTAACGTGGTGATTACGGGCGCGACCAGTCTCCTGTACGGATTCAATGATCGGATAAACTCAGAATTGACGGCCATGTTCCCAAGTCCTCGAGTGCGCTTGTTTGCGCCAGGCAATACGGTGGAGAGGAAGTTTGGCTCGTGGATTGGCGGAAGCATCGTGGCTAGTCTTGGCACCTTCCACCAGATGTGGATTTCGAAGAAAGAGTATGAGGAGCATGGGGCGAATATTGTGGAAAAGAGATGCAAGTGA
- a CDS encoding uncharacterized protein (EggNog:ENOG410PP64~COG:S~BUSCO:13750at33183) codes for MRPTRLLSAAKAAGNVVPVTEKYTLQSYGIWERIRRMLSVDPNRSTGVPINAQFRNPTPGALPPQSYTDPVTIPAGDIADNPYWKRDVRRNYPLPSVLSQADVVGLLTVGSKAEPNEQALLSGDAGKQQLVQIKQEGESRGLAAFYAEKGNGARVLGPNGLPPLPANLNRAAKYPKSEEQSYPSRYQCRTFV; via the exons ATGAGACCTACAAGACTGCTGAGTGCGGCAAAGGCCGCAGGGAATGTTGTTCCCGTCACTGAG AAATACACCCTTCAATCGTACGGAATCTGGGAGAGGATCCGAAGAATGCTTTCCGTTGATCCAAACCGCTCCACCGGTGTTCCCATCAACGCCCAGTTCCGAAATCCGACCCCCGGAGCCCTCCCACCACAATCATATACTGATCCAGTGACTATCCCCGCCGGCGACATTGCCGATAATCCATACTGGAAGCGAGATGTTAGAAGaaattatccactgccaagTGTGTTAAGCCAAGCCGACGTTGTCGGGCTCCTTACAGTGGGAAGCAAAGCCGAGCCGAACGAGCAGGCCCTTCTGTCCGGAGATGCTGGCAAGCAACAATTAGTGCAGATTAAGCAGGAGGGCGAATCGCGCGGCCTCGCGGCATTTTACGCGGAGAAAGGAAACGGGGCACGCGTATTAGGTCCTAATGGGCTGCCACCACTCCCCGCCAACCTCAACCGCGCTGCCAAGTATCCGAAGAGCGAAGAGCAATCATATCCCTCCAG GTACCAATGCCGAACATTCGTATGA
- a CDS encoding uncharacterized protein (SECRETED:SignalP(1-20)), whose translation MQFKTLLGTCILGLASFALAAPSSGSNSKLPTDVYMDKIMPVQLARIYDFRSYFSDLTPEQEKYLDKLAYKIRHMNFKNLHEIQAEGEEVFKEKGPKPTGKPKRSDNGRTNFPRDFKVLFSPIRDIFVHYQ comes from the coding sequence ATGCAGTTTAAAACCCTCCTCGGTACCTGCATCCTCGGGCTCGCTTCCTTCGCCCTGGCCGCTCCGTCTTCCGGTTCCAATTCCAAGCTTCCAACCGATGTCTATATGGACAAAATTATGCCTGTGCAACTTGCGCGTATCTACGATTTCCGCTCCTACTTTTCCGATCTGACTCCTGAACaagaaaaatatcttgaCAAGCTCGCCTATAAAATCCGGCATATGAACTTCAAAAACCTCCACGAAATCCAAGCCGAGGGCGAAGAagtttttaaagaaaaggggCCAAAGCCAACGGGTAAACCCAAGAGGAGTGACAATGGCCGGACTAACTTCCCTCGCGACTTCAAAGTGCTTTTCTCACCAATACGAGATATCTTTGTTCACTATCAGTGA
- the ATG22 gene encoding Autophagy protein 22 (EggNog:ENOG410PICK~COG:P~TransMembrane:12 (i43-66o125-145i157-176o182-209i274-294o300-324i344-362o368-392i404-424o436-459i471-490o539-557i)~BUSCO:5886at33183), translating into MTSSPPSTWRNLDENEALLRRPILNKYPGEDTRPTSKKELAGWYSYGWAAEVFAVCAMGSFLPITLEQMTRDQGVLLSDKKTPCSASWPTAPTAYAAADAAASPRVGPPQCVIYVLGVEINTASFAMYTFSISVFIQSVLIISMSAAADHGVYRKKFLLAFALMGALSMILFLFLLPRFYLLAAVLAIIANTGFGASFVLLNSFLPVLVRNDPSIQATRYAAASDEQTYYTQNPSGSNTISPVDEPERLDVSSNDSALVSAELRLSTKLSSNGIGIGYIAAVLVQIGCILLVVATHSTTFSLRLVLFIIGLWWLVFTIPAALWLRPRPGPPLPDSAYGKGRWAWVSYIVFAWVSLGRTIVRARQLKDVLLFLAAWFLLSDGIATVSGTAVLFAKTQLGMNIAALGLINVIAMISGVLGAFSWSYISHHFNLRPSRTIVACICLFEVIPLYGLLGFLPFIKRLGVIGLQQPWEMYVLGAIYGLVLGGLSSYCRSFFGELIPPGFEASFYALYAITDKGSSMFGPAIVGAITDRYGEIRPAFGFLALLILLPLPLMLLVDVDRGKRDAKELAEALEGVKDMGTNGTGYATVATHEVEVGYEGDRE; encoded by the exons ATGACGAGTTCTCCTCCATCGACATGGAGAAATCTTGATGAGAATGAGGCCCTCCTCCGTCGCCCGATTCTCAATAAGTATCCCGGGGAAGATACTAGGCCCACTAGCAAGAAGGAGCTGGCTGGGTGGTATAGTTATGGCTGGGCTGCCGAGGTGTTCGCCGTGTGCGCCATGG GCTCGTTCCTCCCCATCACCCTCGAACAGATGACGAGAGATCAAGGTGTTCTACTTTCAGATAAGAAGACTCCATGCAGTGCAAGCTGGCCAACTGCCCCGACGGCCTATGCCGCGGCAGACGCCGCTGCTTCTCCTCGTGTTGGTCCTCCCCAGTGCGTAATCTACGTTTTGGGTGTCGAAATCAACACCGCCAGCTTCGCCATGTATACCTTTTCAATAAGTGTTTTCATTCAGTCCGTACTCATTATTTCCATGTCAGCCGCCGCGGATCACGGTGTATACCGGAAGAAATTTCTCTTGGCTTTTGCTCTCATGGGTGCCTTGTCTATGATATTATTTCTATTTCTCCTTCCTCGTTTTTATCTCCTGGCAGCAGTTCTCGCGATCATTGCCAACACAGGCTTTGGTGCTTCATTCGTGCTTTTAAATTCGTTTCTGCCCGTCCTTGTACGCAATGATCCGTCAATACAGGCAACTCGCTATGCCGCTGCTTCAGATGAACAAACGTATTACACTCAGAACCCCAGCGGGAGCAACACAATTTCTCCGGTGGACGAACCTGAACGCCTGGATGTCAGCTCGAATGACTCGGCACTTGTATCAGCCGAGTTGCGACTATCTACGAAACTATCCTCGAATGGTATTGGGATCGGGTATATTGCTGCGGTTTTGGTTCAAATTGGGTGCATCCTTCTCGTCGTTGCGACCCATTCAACTACTTTCTCTCTCCGCCTTGTACTCTTTATCATCGGGTTATGGTGGTTGGTTTTCACGATTCCCGCTGCTCTATGGCTCCGCCCTAGGCCTGGTCCTCCGCTTCCAGATTCGGCATATGGGAAAGGCAGGTGGGCGTGGGTTAGTTATATCGTGTTTGCATGGGTGTCTCTTGGCCGAACGATCGTACGAGCTCGTCAACTTAAAGATGTGCTCCTGTTTCTAGCGGCTTGGTTTTTGCTATCCGATGGCATCGCTACGGTAAGTGGTACGGCTGTGCTTTTCGCAAAAACACAACTTGGCATGAACATTGCTGCCCTTGGTCTCATAAATGTCATCGCCATGATATCAGGCGTTCTCGGTGCGTTCTCTTGGAGTTATATCTCACACCATTTTAACCTTCGGCCGTCGCGTACCATCGTAGCATGCATCTGTCTTTTCGAAGTTATCCCCCTCTACGGCCTCCTTGGCTTCCTCCCATTTATCAAGAGGCTTGGGGTTATTGGCCTCCAGCAGCCATGGGAAATGTATGTTCTCGGAGCAATCTACGGCCTTGTGCTTGGCGGTCTATCATCATACTGTCGAAGCTTCTTCGGCGAGTTGATCCCACCCGGGTTTGAAGCATCCTTTTACGCTCTCTATGCGATCACCGACAAGGGGTCCAGCATGTTTGGTCCGGCCATTGTGGGTGCTATTACAGATCGGTACGGGGAGATCAGGCCCGCTTTCGGGTTCCTTGCGCTGCTTATCTTACTTCCGCTGCCGTTGATGCTACTCGTTGACGTCGACCGGGGGAAGCGTGATGCCAAGGAGCTTGCTGAAGCTTTAGAGGGAGTGAAAGATATGGGCACTAATGGGACTGGCTATGCTACGGTGGCCACGCATGAGGTTGAGGTTGGATACGAAGGAGACCGGGAATAA
- the MPP10 gene encoding U3 snoRNP protein (EggNog:ENOG410PIGW~COG:A~BUSCO:5340at33183) — protein sequence MASYSSSWRPTTDVAAVAPIAEVLSSKPEDFLGPSALLFSQSTAALKHYLDSLASSTAQLQQKQQLIQNRQKRKRTETASGPSSSKKLQLQEVHINGFNVQQVWEQAQRVLKTSSDVTREHVAIVSPSLGLGDDDASRNSASSSESGDGQHDQEDGSDADIVSELDRDEQSEDASELLDGKDEEEAEDGRDDEEQLESDGSDDLDETDVLKIGKRSPKRSEPTPFVLDRHGLNDGFFSIDEFNKQSLLFEDLDAKRARNDTAGSDEEDVDWEADPFAVGDVNSDVDEDELEEGDFDNEDARLSDEDMDGGLELDEGDARNATYDQFFDPPASERPKKGTRPKEQSKKPDLDTDLDADVERAMADVHRDLFEDEDSEFDDENMDSNKKGDTNLSTHEKARAKITDEIRRLEAANVANKEWTLIGEAKAVDRPLNSLIEEDLDFERVGKPVPVITAEITDDIESLIKQRIVAKEFDDIIRRPPPGVGDYTEAKSKFVLDETKPQQSLAELYEADHLQATDRNYVSKKDEKLQKERDEITQLWNNICSQLDTLSNLHFRPKQPATNIRVVADADTIVMEDVRPSGGDSLSTSGTLAPQEVYAPGDKSRTGEVLTKGGAAIAKDEMSREEKLRHRRREKQKKRKRAMKALKNPASAAAKKQQLVSSLGKGGVKVIGKDGTLTDMRGQKVLASDKPTPQHALKL from the coding sequence ATGGCATCGTATTCGTCTTCGTGGCGTCCCACCACTGATGTAGCGGCGGTCGCTCCAATCGCGGAGGTGCTCTCCTCGAAACCTGAAGATTTCCTTGGACCGTCAGCCCTCCTGTTCTCCCAGTCGACGGCTGCCTTGAAACATTATCTCGATTCGCTTGCCTCTAGCACCGCACAACTTCAACAGAAACAGCAACTTATCCAAAATAGACAAAAGCGAAAGAGAACCGAAACCGCTTCCGGCCCTTCGAGCTCGAAAAAGCTTCAGCTCCAAGAGGTACATATAAATGGGTTTAATGTGCAGCAAGTATGGGAACAGGCGCAGCGGGTATTGAAGACTTCGTCGGATGTCACTCGAGAACACGTTGCCATTGTATCGCCGAGCTTGGGATTGGGGGATGATGATGCGAGCAGAAACAGCGCCTCAAGTTCAGAATCTGGGGATGGCCAGCATGATCAGGAAGATGGAAGTGATGCCGACATAGTTAGTGAATTGGATAGAGACGAACAGTCAGAGGATGCATCAGAGCTCCTTGATGGAAAAGACGAAGAGGAGGCGGAGGACGGCCGCGATGATGAAGAACAGCTTGAGAGTGATGGAAGTGATGACTTGGACGAGACTGATGTCTTAAAAATTGGGAAACGATCCCCCAAAAGGAGCGAACCAACTCCATTTGTCTTGGATCGCCATGGCCTGAACGATGGATTTTTCTCAATTGACGAGTTTAACAAGCAGTCTCTGCTCTTTGAAGATCTGGATGCCAAGCGAGCTAGAAATGATACTGCTGGTAGCGATGAGGAGGACGTTGATTGGGAAGCTGATCCGTTCGCAGTTGGCGATGTCAATTCTGACGTGGACGAGGATGAGCTTGAAGAAGGCGattttgataatgaagatgctCGGTTATCAGATGAGGATATGGACGGCGGTCTTGAGCTAGACGAAGGTGATGCGCGAAATGCGACCTATGACCAGTTTTTTGATCCTCCTGCCTCGGAACGTCCCAAGAAAGGAACCCGGCCTAAGGAACAGTCCAAAAAGCCCGACCTCGATACTGACCTTGACGCAGACGTCGAGCGAGCCATGGCGGACGTCCACCGGGACTTATTTGAAGACGAAGACTCTGAGTTCGATGATGAGAATATGGATTCCAATAAAAAGGGCGACACCAACCTATCGACTCATGAAAAGGCACGGGCTAAAATAACGGATGAAATCCGTCGGCTAGAGGCCGCTAATGTCGCTAACAAAGAATGGACGCTAATTGGCGAGGCGAAAGCGGTGGATCGGCCTCTTAACTCGTTGATTGAGGAGGATTTGGATTTCGAGCGGGTCGGAAAACCGGTTCCAGTCATCACTGCTGAAATAACCGACGATATTGAGTCCCTCATCAAACAAAGGATAGTTGCTAAAGAGTTTGATGATATCATTCGAAGGCCACCACCTGGAGTAGGCGACTATACGGAAGCAAAGAGTAAATTCGTGTTGGATGAAACAAAACCGCAACAGAGTCTGGCGGAACTCTACGAGGCCGACCATTTACAAGCAACGGACAGAAACTACGTCAGTAAGAAAGACGAAAAGTTACAGAAGGAGAGAGACGAGATCACACAGCTCTGGAACAATATCTGCTCCCAGTTGGATACCCTTTCGAATTTACATTTTCGACCCAAGCAGCCAGCTACTAATATCCGCGTGGTGGCCGATGCCGATACTATTGTTATGGAAGACGTTCGGCCCTCTGGCGGAGACAGCTTGAGTACTTCCGGGACTCTCGCGCCCCAAGAAGTGTATGCCCCTGGGGATAAGAGCCGCACCGGAGAAGTTCTGACTAAGGGCGGAGCGGCCATTGCCAAGGATGAGATGtcgagagaagagaagctcCGGCATAGGAGACgtgaaaagcaaaagaagcgGAAGAGAGCCATGAAGGCTCTCAAGAACCCGGCTAGCGCAGCGGCAAAGAAGCAGCAGCTTGTTTCAAGCCTTGGAAAGGGTGGCGTCAAAGTAATTGGGAAAGACGGTACCCTGACGGACATGCGCGGGCAAAAGGTGCTTGCTTCAGACAAACCTACTCCGCAACATGCTTTGAAGCTATAA